A stretch of the Aegilops tauschii subsp. strangulata cultivar AL8/78 chromosome 4, Aet v6.0, whole genome shotgun sequence genome encodes the following:
- the LOC109768546 gene encoding protein FAR1-RELATED SEQUENCE 5-like, producing the protein MMMLMSSYYGSELIVPYAAKAIHNHCSKVNAPTKDIHIEETLNYFCKVMENDPGFFCKCKTDAEGRTENLFWVDGAARKAYAEAYHDRVSFDATYLTNMYNMPFAPFIGINRHGQSIMLGCGFVRQELASSYDWLFDAFLEAMDGLAPNNIIMDQDVAMAQSIKRKFPAMIHRCCRWHIMKKAQEKLGPVLARNLDLVKDFNECIDFSFTRAEFERKWAALQLKYEGLMHGHFEKLYEDRATWVPCYFKFRFSPFLQSTQHSEGFNAVLKHYVNPHKSILNFVKQYEKIQVHILVREGGNDYRTKHLDAQRWSRFPIERHAYKAYTRDIYVKFRTEFQMIGQYDVHPAGINFYYLEPNTEEVLGYGSRKYLVPVRPEPAIYDCECCKWHRDDMLCFHVLKNLHTPWC; encoded by the coding sequence ATGATGATGTTAATGTCATCATACTACGGCTCAGAGTTGATTGTTCCGTACGCAGCTAAAGCCATCCATAACCACTGTTCGAAGGTCAATGCCCCAACTAAAGACATTCACATTGAAGAAACACTAAACTACTTTTGCAAGGTGATGGAAAATGACCCAGGATTCTTCTGTAAATGCAAGACAGATGCGGAAGGCAGGACAGAAAACTTGTTTTGGGTGGATGGTGCGGCACGGAAAGCATACGCGGAGGCTTATCATGATCGCGTATCATTTGATGCAACTTATCTCACGAACATGTACAATATGCCGTTTGCCCCCTTCATTGGCATCAACAGACATGGGCAGTCAATTATGCTTGGGTGTGGATTTGTCCGGCAGGAACTAGCCTCAAGTTATGACTGGTTGTTTGATGCTTTCCTAGAAGCAATGGATGGTTTGGCTCCGAACAACATCATCATGGACCAAGATGTTGCTATGGCACAATCTATCAAGAGGAAGTTCCCGGCAATGATTCACCGTTGCTGCCGTTGGCATATAATGAAGAAAGCACAAGAGAAGCTTGGCCCTGTGTTGGCTAGGAACCTGGATTTGGTAAAAGACTTCAATGAATGCATTGACTTCAGTTTCACCCGGGCTGAATTTGAAAGGAAATGGGCTGCACTTCAATTGAAATATGAAGGTCTTATGCATGGTCACTTTGAGAAACTCTATGAAGACCGGGCTACATGGGTGCCGTGTTACTTCAAATTCAGGTTCTCCCCTTTCCTTCAGTCAACACAACACAGCGAAGGGTTCAATGCCGTGTTGAAGCACTATGTGAACCCACACAAGTCAATTCTCAACTTCGTCAAGCAATATGAGAAGATTCAGGTACACATACTCGTGAGGGAGGGCGGGAACGACTACCGGACAAAGCATCTAGACGCACAAAGATGGTCGCGTTTCCCCATTGAGAGGCATGCCTACAAAGCATACACTAGGGACATCTATGTGAAATTTAGAACTGAGTTTCAAATGATTGGCCAGTACGATGTGCATCCCGCTGGAATCAACTTCTATTACCTTGAGCCCAATACAGAAGAAGTTCTAGGGTATGGCTCAAGGAAGTACCTAGTCCCGGTGAGACCAGAGCCAGCTATCTATGATTGTGAATGTTGCAAGTGGCATAGGGACGACATGCTTTGTTTCCATGTCTTGAAAAATCTTCACACACCTTGGTGTTAA